Proteins co-encoded in one Plasmodium reichenowi strain SY57 chromosome 10, whole genome shotgun sequence genomic window:
- a CDS encoding hypothetical protein (conserved Plasmodium protein, unknown function): protein MNTLKGNLKLLNSNINVQEKRKIWLDTIKDDPICLKGCGYKNLKSIALTFFKDKNLYNEENLVILNFFCKEKLDDFLLNDEIMEFLQKTYLLYEYFIKEGCDKINKKQFIENISECCKRIFLKNIIKHEKEILDFLLKNLMNYINKYSFCLIYQSLYNIYQYNQNNYNQIYYVKQKPTFEFLLCLENKKINDEVLLINNNKFYIDSLFVLNENDEKGIREYFEKNGNITTCDAYNERENTQEDSSYKNYNYERDKNNDIVEHVNDNKIEQRGTILRTKTCISFSNDKNISKNVETLNKEFSCFYLFIYFRCCFENINFYLIEKFIENYYINHNNENIYKELLLFLFLIYKDKMNTLVDRILTDSINYLNNNYTASIMNNNDSNNNSNNSNNNNNNKNNNNNNNNNKNNNIYHKSNSSNRSYSKNYSYNHLESHKKQKRNTNENIKERNKELYLSDSLFYYELLINIIIYQNLNYENNYEYYLNFIKTLHDNDHFQELFLSSFFFVYISTDDVSIRNVLLTNFIKYGSKRFSTLSKLFTYMKRIFYIIYHDVVDEMYIYNNKLFTNIEGQCSKRRNEILDTDEKELNYLIFAKSNNNICIDKYICLFFKEVYYIISRTNMEYFSLVTHLYLYTYDYIFQKIINVIYENEMNLNDTSFDICKQVLKPFLFLYVDIFDSFIQALKKNVYSEKVMITYSFIKKYLFKNMYEKSFLQKDLFYVIYHIYFLQYVLKYNFLNFLTNFITTKRNVSQYLENFLKLKDDHIKEVEATLEKNGNYENEKGTLNEKGTLNEKGTLNEKGTLNEKETLNEKGTLNEKENNHDMLEDAKKIKERNKEKDDKVEKTQRVKRTESTYRRNKRGYYNEDDSSGDNSSNDDNTDDEEWDDYKHIKSYQNGRSKKQENNNKKKRKKPNNKNKSNVEKIDLTDLSCSDKENEEELYRKKKKNSKKGIKNDDNNNNNNNNKSDDENDNNNDNENYNQNNNLYNNNNTSSSFLNNDDPELLCDKLSGEEGQKNKCANNVVDAEKERIISFFEKNYHVLKYFTSYTDDMIFGHDEGDITSLDNYIDIKEHTKLKRISSNMKNINKSNDNNNENVNQHNINININNNNNNNNNNNINSYNNSYNNSYNCIAYTSSSDDKSRFIRKLHSFYNKKRKVDHIINELFLNNKDNVYSKILKNNLSIIKELKNLRMDILYPIFNASLVFLFDDFYFFIIQNIKLVIEEKEKFYYNHKIFLNTSLILLHCLSKDVKIEKYLVSIFYILKLSFNKLKSIEIINEGIHQNKEQIYDKNTKTFQNDVKYYNIKNDKDIVTSYISCHKKNNNDHQNNNKNITLNEIEENIKLYQNVFYIFLKLLQNISKTNNLYYNFKFIIYDILFSPYSNKKIIFSCMKCILDRAKLDEIYNYCIKMLDKITMEEKFIEDLLKVEDNISLDYNNNNNNNCVSYEYNKYNNNLDQENDTNQNKKGYVTNNINYNIQTNNSNNFNNDEYFNHVSLRNINETYIKEYNYLPLILYNKNNLENSFSFNNIEKNIKSREISSLYINILILYYIITQKEKTNKKTTFCDHYLKFEVDNCRMIINKLICLLYSKNDLNSSYDKYIKYLSFKTFKKIYSYLSINEGDIYIGHIKNKNTDDIINEDKKLNDIKILKYEILEYFYFISNKEIKEYIMKNKKSNNTKQNLSTYTDEYNFFFLNNLNCNKLILKNDNFYFMINSLLFIFNMKYDKATFYKLITIILMEKNEYKNYVLEKIIPYIKKFFKLSYILNNVKRQNKKNNLKLSNDILNHSVLLYIIRTIIILFLLIDYNHINKHNIIINENYISYHIFINDYIKKKSLKYYYTQLNFLLFRIFYNEKNLSYFFKMFFTTLYIISFKKKGNENMMFFFEKIFHLNILDEHLYSSTNKKNKFLKDNINLQDNHQTVANMKQFKEENEKDKNIVENIDKNVVGKHKQRTNKSEKNTKYNKKYNTENDIDSNTEKNTDDNTEKNTDDNTQSDIDDNTENNTDDNTENNINNNTDDHSDNSHSQYSSDEEIRKNYREILRSHKKNDVELNKKSIKYKSTVRSNGSTTSSSNDSDDTFRIRINKKRKNKNTHNKKKKQIKNKKRNSSSLDDNLITYVEQKSQRTNSSNEMKCTHLKKSAKKEYILNQEEVKPFTDNILEKMEKEMNIENFQFNGSLSVKILNHLIFLCKGFHEDLELKIYNGIKSCLKDNEMDKQKLKQLLEQNIKEDEHIHNHVSSIKYKKKLELLKMIDTKIIFLTYIKDNLEKRKSLVSRMSELNLNIFKNKSMFHIDIDFI, encoded by the coding sequence ATGAATACTTTGAAAGgtaatttaaaattattaaacTCCAATATAAATGTTCAAGAGAAAAGGAAGATATGGCTAGATACTATAAAAGACGACCCCATATGTTTAAAAGGTTGTggttataaaaatttaaaaagtatagctcttacattttttaaagataAAAACTTATACAATGAAGAAAATTTggtaatattaaatttcTTTTGTAAAGAAAAACTTGATGATTTTCTTTTGAATGATGAAATTATGGAATTCTTACAAAAAACATATTTGTTgtatgaatattttataaaagaaggatgtgataaaattaataaaaaacagtttattgaaaatatatctGAATGTTGTAAgagaatatttttaaaaaatattataaaacatgaaaaagaaatacTAGATTTCCtgttaaaaaatttaatgaattatattaacaaaTATTCCTTTTGCTTAATTTATCAATCcttatataacatatatcaatataatcaaaataattataaccaaatatattatgtaaaacAAAAGCCAACATTTGAGTTTTTATTATGTctagaaaataaaaaaataaatgatgaagtgctattaattaataataataaattttatatagaTTCTTTATTCGTACTAAATGAGAATGATGAAAAAGGTATACGTGAATATTTTGAAAAGAATGGAAATATCACCACATGTGATGCCTATAATGAAAGAGAAAATACACAAGAGGATTCaagttataaaaattataactATGAAAGAGATAAAAACAATGATATTGTAGAACATGttaatgataataagaTAGAACAAAGAGGAACGATTTTAAGAACAAAAACATGCATATCCTTTTctaatgataaaaatatatcaaaaaatgttgaaacattaaataaagaattttCTTGTTTctatttgtttatatattttagatgttgttttgaaaatataaatttttatttaatagaaaaattcatagaaaattattatattaatcataataatgaaaatatttataaagaattgttattatttctGTTTTTAATATACAAGGATAAAATGAATACATTAGTAGATAGAATATTAACAGACagtataaattatttaaacaATAATTATACTGCTAgtattatgaataataatgatagtaataataatagtaataatagtaataataataataataataaaaataataataataataataataataataaaaataataatatttatcataaaaGTAATAGTAGTAATAGAAGCTATAGcaaaaattattcatataacCATTTAGAGTCTCATAAGAAACAAAAACGAAATACAAAcgaaaatataaaagaacgtaataaagaattatatcTTAGTgattctttattttattatgaacttttaataaatattatcatttatcaaaatttgaattatgaaaataattatgagTACTATctaaattttataaaaacattacATGATAATGATCATTTCCAAGAATTGTTTTTGTCATCattcttttttgtttatataagTACAGATGATGTAAGCATTAGAAATGTGTTACTAAccaattttattaaatatggATCGAAAAGGTTTTCTACTTTATCTAAATTATTCACATATATGAAAcgtatattttatataatatatcacGATGTAGTAGAtgaaatgtatatatataataataaattgtTTACAAATATTGAAGGTCAATGTAGTAAAAGGAGAAATGAAATATTGGATACTGATGAAAAGgaattaaattatttaatatttgctaagagtaataataatatatgtatagacaaatatatttgtttattttttaaagaagTATACTATATTATTAGTAGAACTAATATGGAATATTTTTCCTTAGTtacacatttatatttatatacatatgattatatttttcaaaaaataataaatgttatatatgaaaatgaaatgaaTTTAAATGATACATCATTCGATATTTGTAAACAAGTACTAAAACCgtttctatttttatatgtagATATATTTGATAGCTTTATACAAgcattaaaaaaaaatgtatacaGTGAAAAAGTTATGATTacatattcttttataaaaaaatatctttttaaaaatatgtatgaaAAATCATTTTTACAGAAAGATTTATTTTACGTTATctatcatatatattttcttcaataTGTTCTTAAGTATAACTTTTTGAATTTCCTAACTAATTTTATAACTACTAAAAGAAATGTAAGTCAATATCTTGAAAATTTTCTTAAATTGAAGGACGATCATATTAAAGAAGTTGAAGCTACTCtagaaaaaaatggaaattATGAAAACGAAAAAGGAActttaaatgaaaaaggaactttaaatgaaaaaggaacattaaatgaaaaaggaactttaaatgaaaaagaaacattaaatgaaaaaggaactttaaatgaaaaagaaaataatcATGATATGTTAGAAGACgctaaaaaaataaaggaaaggaataaagaaaaagatgATAAGGTGGAAAAAACACAAAGGGTAAAAAGGACGGAGAGCACATATCGTCGTAATAAAAGAggttattataatgaagatGATAGTAGTGGTGATAATAGTAgtaatgatgataatacTGATGATGAAGAATGGGATGATTACAAACATATCAAGAGTTATCAAAATGGAAGGAGTAAAAAacaagaaaataataataaaaaaaaaaggaaaaaaccaaacaataaaaataaaagcAATGTTGAAAAAATAGATCTGACTGATTTGTCTTGTTCAGACAAggaaaatgaagaagaactttatagaaaaaaaaaaaaaaattcaaaaaaaggcataaaaaatgatgataataataataataataataataacaaaagtgacgatgaaaatgataataataatgataatgaaaattataaccaaaataataatttgtataataataacaatacGAGTTCATCATTTTTGAATAATGATGATCCTGAATTGTTATGTGATAAACTTTCAGGTGAAGAAGgacaaaaaaataaatgcGCAAATAATGTAGTAGATGCTGAAAAGGAAAGAATTATAAGTTTctttgaaaaaaattatcatgtattaaaatattttacatcTTATACAGATGATATGATATTTGGTCATGACGAAGGTGATATTACTAGTTTGGATAATTATATAGATATTAAGGAGCACACCAAATTGAAGAGGATAAGTAGTAACATGAAgaacataaataaaagtaatgataataataatgaaaatgttaatcaacataatattaatattaatattaataataataataataataataataataataatattaatagttataataatagttataataatagttaTAATTGTATAGCTTATACTTCGTCATCAGACGATAAAAGTCGATTCATCAGAAAATTACACTCGTTTTATAAcaagaaaagaaaagtgGATCATATCATTAAcgaattatttttaaacaaTAAAGATAATGTGTATAGTAagattttaaaaaataatttgtcaataattaaagaattgaaaaatttaaggatggatatattatatcctATTTTTAATGCAAGTTtagtatttttatttgatgatttttattttttcattatacaaaatatcaaattagttatagaagaaaaagaaaaattttattataatcataaaatatttttaaatacatctcttatattattacattgTTTATCAAAAGATGTAAAAATAGAAAAGTATCTAGTatccattttttatattttaaaattatcttttaataaattaaaatcaatagaaattataaatgaaGGTATACATCAGAATAAAGaacaaatatatgataagaACACTAAAACGTTTCAAAATGAtgttaaatattataatataaaaaatgataaagatATAGTAACATCTTATATATCATGtcataagaaaaataataatgaccatcaaaataataataaaaatattacttTAAATGAAATAGAAGAAAACATCAAGTTGTATCAGaatgtattttatatctttttaaaattattacaaaatatatcaaaaactaataatttatattataattttaaattcataatatatgatatacTTTTTTCACCATACTCaaataagaaaattattttttcttgtaTGAAATGTATATTGGATAGAGCCAAATTGGacgaaatatataattactGCATAAAAATGTTAGATAAAATAACGATGgaagaaaaatttatagAAGACTTGTTAAAAGTAGAAGATAACATATCACttgattataataataacaataataataattgtgttagttatgaatataataaatataataataatttagaTCAAGAAAACGATACTAATCAAAATAAGAAAGGATATGTTACAaacaatattaattataatatacaaacaaataattcaaataattttaataatgatgaatattttaACCATGTATCattaagaaatataaatgagacatatataaaagagtataattatttacccttaattttgtataataaaaataatttggaaaattctttttcttttaataatattgagaaaaatattaaaagtCGTGAAATTTCTTccttatatattaacattttaatattatattatattataacacAAAAAGAGAAAACTAATAAAAAGACAACATTTTGTGAccattatttaaaatttgaAGTAGATAATTGTCGTAtgattataaataaattaatttgCCTTTTATATTCCAAGAATGATTTAAATTCTTcttatgataaatatattaaatatttaagctttaaaacatttaaaaaaatatacagTTATTTGTCTATAAATGAAGgagatatatatataggacatataaaaaataaaaacacaGATGacataataaatgaagataaaaaattaaacgatataaaaatattaaaatatgaaatattagaatacttttattttatatcaaataaagaaattaaagaatatatcatgaaaaataaaaaatcaaataataCTAAACAAAACTTATCAACCTATACAgatgaatataattttttctttttgaataatttaaattgtaataagcttatattaaaaaatgacaacttttattttatgattaATTCTTTgttattcatttttaatatgaaatatgataaagctacgttttataaattaataacaattattctaatggaaaaaaatgaatataaaaattatgttttAGAAAAGATCATtccatatataaaaaaattttttaaattaagttatatattaaataatgttaaaagacaaaataaaaaaaataatttaaaattaagTAATGATATATTGAATCATTCagttttattatatattattagaactattattattcttttcttattaattgattataatcatataaataaacataatataataattaatgaaaattatataagttatcatatatttattaatgactatatcaaaaagaaatctctcaaatattattatacacaattaaactttttattattcagaatattttataatgaaaaaaatttatcatatttctttaaaatgttttttactaccttatatattatatctttcaaaaaaaaaggtaatgaaaatatgatGTTCTTctttgaaaaaatattccatcttaatatattagatGAACACCTATATTCGtcaacaaataaaaaaaataagttCTTAAAAGACAACATAAATCTTCAGGATAATCATCAAACTGTAGCAAACATGAAGCAGtttaaagaagaaaatgagaaagataaaaatattgttgAAAATATTGACAAAAATGTAGTAGGTAAACATAAACaaagaacaaataaatcagagaaaaatacaaaatataacaaGAAATATAACACAGAAAATGATATAGATAGTAACacagaaaaaaatacaGATGATAACacagaaaaaaatacaGATGATAACACACAAAGCGATATAGATGATAACACAGAAAATAATACAGATGATAATacagaaaataatataaataataacacAGATGACCATTCAGATAATAGTCATTCACAATATAGTAGTGATGAAgaaattagaaaaaattatcgtgaaatattaagaagccataaaaaaaatgatgttgagttaaataaaaaatctattaaatataaaagcACTGTTAGAAGTAATGGGTCAACCACTTCATCTTCGAATGATTCCGATGATACATTTAgaataagaataaataaaaaaagaaaaaacaaaaatacacataataaaaaaaaaaaacaaataaaaaataaaaaaagaaattcGTCATCATTAGATGATAATCTTATCACATATGTGGAACAAAAATCGCAACGTACAAATAGTTCAAATGAAATGAAATGTACACATTTGAAAAAGTCAGCTAAGaaggaatatatattaaatcaAGAAGAGGTAAAACCTTTTACAGATAATATATTGgaaaaaatggaaaaagaaatgaataTTGAGAATTTTCAATTTAATGGTTCCTTATctgtaaaaatattaaatcatCTAATATTCTTATGTAAAGGTTTCCATGAAGATTTggaattaaaaatatataatggaATAAAATCTTGTTTAAAAGATAATGAAATGgataaacaaaaattaaaacaaCTCTtagaacaaaatattaaagaagATGAACATATACATAATCATGTATCATccataaaatataaaaaaaaattagaactcttaaaaatgattgacactaaaattatatttcttacatatataaaagacaatttagaaaaaagaaaatctCTTGTATCTAGAATGAGtgaattaaatttaaacatttttaaaaataaatcaatgTTTCATATTGATATCgattttatttaa
- a CDS encoding hypothetical protein (conserved Plasmodium protein, unknown function), with protein MFLLCLLFWRNIICDIKELNYEQFYKMLTTEKNNQKKNYILDKSINYKNFKSFQDFLYIKTNEDFVLYVYAKWDTDSNNLISIFREVDRILTEHQIKLNFYIFNIDQAKDLCNFLNITSLPLILYVSSVHKKKYNTLLYKFLNSNKDIKISNAFRYNGDMYCYDYIVEWVEAHYYFTKFVLLMKKLFSWKK; from the exons atgtttttgTTATGTTTGCTCTTTTGgagaaatattatatgtgaTATAAAAGAACTTAATTATGAACAATTTTATAAGATGTTAACaacagaaaaaaacaatcaaaagaaaaattatattttagataaatcaataaattataagaatTTTAAATCTTTTCAGgattttttatatataaagacAAATGAAGATTTTGTTTTGTATGTATATGCTAAATGGGACACAGATTCCAA TAATTTGATAAGCATTTTTAGAGAAGTAGATAGAATTTTAACGGAGCAccaaataaaattaaatttctatatttttaatattgaTCAAGCAAAAGATCTATGcaattttttgaatatcACTTCGTTGCCTCTGATACTGTATGTTTCCTCagttcataaaaaaaaatataacacCCTCCTTTATAAATTCTTAAACTCaaataaagatattaaaataaGTAATGCATTCAG GTACAATGGTGATATGTACTGCTATGATTACATTGTGGAGTGGGTAGAAGCACATTACTATTTTACAAAGTTCGTTTTACTAATGAAAAAGCTTTTTTCttggaaaaaataa
- a CDS encoding hypothetical protein (conserved Plasmodium protein, unknown function), producing the protein MRIFYLAILYYINSLRESQANSNNFILKNNEQIKTLRRVNTKNRKHDINHILNFSFLSKEEKKENDKQNDKQNDKEKYNDKENDKEKYNDKEKYNDKEKYNDKENDKEKYNDKHKEKNKDNNIEKENDEHKDHKNDHNTISLLDKGKDDKSKTTNEKQDKGKNKDEFDDDDDLIDDEEEDDDVESDDLKNKSKNKSKSKQEEKKKNDKKKMNPHDTEDDEDEDLNEEDEEENDEDEEHKKKNEKKKKDGDDDENDEEEDEEKEKKKKKEKNKEKNNKKNNNKKIKPHEDHHKNDHDHEHHEENHKQKYKEENNKKHQEKQHEEHQNNNNHKENIKKEENHEIPILNNNPLNQMTNMAIPNVSQNILPIMDNSIPKMEEKHTPINNEIQYDKNNEDIHIPDDIKNDFMKLLKNLVSLNSKNNLYKSQHEHLKEDEKNKHSENPALYNKLFYGQDIHNNSSFFNKIINHIKKYLMYYIIGVIVFFSLALVMQSSD; encoded by the exons ATGAGAATATTCTATTTGGCTATATTGTACTATATTAATTCCTTAAGAGAGTCTCAAGCTAATTCAAAC AATTTTATATTGAAGAACaatgaacaaataaaaacattaaGAAGGGTTAATACTAAAAATAGAAAACATGatataaatcatatttTGA ATTTTTCCTTCCTTTctaaagaagaaaaaaaggagAACGATAAACAAAACgataaacaaaatgataaagaaaaatataatgacaaagaaaatgataaagaaaaatataatgacaaagaaaaatataatgacaaagaaaaatataatgacaaagaaaatgataaagaaaaatataatgacaaacacaaagaaaaaaataaagataataatatagaaaagGAGAATGACGAACACAAAGATCATAAAAATGATCACAATACCATAAGTTTGCTAGATAAAGGAAAAGATGATAAAAGTAAAACAACAAATGAAAAACAGGATaagggaaaaaataaagatgaaTTTGATGATGACGACGACCTTATAGATGACGAAGAAGAAGATGATGATGTGGAATCTgatgatttaaaaaataaatcgaaaaataaaagtaaaagtAAACAagaagagaaaaaaaaaaatgataaaaaaaagatgaatCCTCATGACACAgaagatgatgaagatgaaGATTTGAATGAAGAAGATGAGGAAGAAAATGACGAAGATGAAGAacataaaaagaaaaacgaaaaaaaaaaaaaggatggtgatgatgatgagaatgatgaagaagaagatgaagaaaaagaaaaaaaaaagaagaaagaaaagaataaagaaaaaaataataaaaaaaataacaataaaaaaataaaaccTCATGAAGATcatcataaaaatgatCATGACCATGAACATCATGAGGAAAATcataaacaaaaatataaagaagaaaacaataaaaaacatCAGGAAAAACAGCATGAAGAGcatcaaaataataacaatcataaagaaaatataaaaaaggagGAAAACCATGAAATACcaattttaaataataatccACTTAACCAAATGACAAATATGGCAATTCCAAATGTGTCGCAAAATATACTTCCAATTATGGATAACAGCATACCAAAAATGGAAGAAAAACATACCcctataaataatgaaat ACAATATGACAAGaataatgaagatataCACATTCCTGatgatattaaaaatgatttcATGAAATTACTGAAAAATCTTGTTTCCCTAAACAGCAAGaacaatttatataaaagtcAACATGAACATTTAAAagaagatgaaaaaaacaaacatTCAGAAAATCCAgctttatataataaattattttatggACAAGATATCCATAATAATTCATCATTTTTCAATAAAATCATcaatcatataaaaaaatatctcatgtattatataataggtgttattgtttttttctctCTTGCATTGGTTATGCAATCTTCAGAT tAG